A genomic stretch from Halorhodospira halophila SL1 includes:
- a CDS encoding sensor domain-containing diguanylate cyclase, with product MASEESRADKESSNQLIRRALEELDRAFTGPPVAEPEDQQLRLALPALVLATEVAAIAVLDGQGGIVFASPQARKLLGLDQTATPEDGHAPAPPAEILAFRLVAITGTPLSDARCEIAVGGEERHVLSINAAPLPGDGGDTALVALAMTDLTEQYDYYERALRESEQRLKLATEAAGLGVWEYDAITDTYHWDERMMAIYGLEESQRPVTYRDWVALLDPEHHDRLEALTRREPTYGERREVEFRIQRPDGRTRDIRAVWQRIDDEHGRIQRLVGINEDITEQRELHSELEYRAAHDPLTDLFNRAKIQQLLRAAQAAYIRHHTPFAVLLFDVDHFKQVNDRFGHATGDAVLWLMARRIESVLRETDHMGRWGGEEFLILASQTDEAGAEVLAERIRHQVETTAFEGVGTVTISLGVAAAEPGTSLESLEQRADRALYAAKHRGRNRTVRYSQL from the coding sequence ATGGCGTCAGAAGAGAGCCGCGCAGACAAGGAAAGCTCGAACCAACTGATCCGCCGGGCGCTGGAGGAACTCGACCGAGCCTTCACTGGCCCACCGGTTGCCGAGCCGGAGGACCAGCAGCTGAGACTGGCGCTGCCCGCGCTGGTGCTCGCCACGGAAGTGGCCGCCATCGCCGTGCTCGACGGCCAAGGCGGCATCGTCTTCGCCAGCCCCCAGGCGCGCAAGCTGCTCGGGCTCGACCAGACCGCCACGCCGGAAGACGGCCACGCCCCGGCACCGCCGGCCGAGATCCTCGCCTTCCGCCTGGTGGCCATCACCGGCACCCCCCTGTCCGACGCCCGTTGCGAGATCGCCGTCGGGGGCGAAGAGCGGCACGTCCTGTCGATCAACGCCGCACCGCTGCCGGGGGATGGTGGCGACACCGCGCTGGTCGCCCTGGCCATGACCGACCTCACCGAGCAGTACGACTACTACGAGCGCGCCCTGCGCGAGAGCGAGCAGCGCCTGAAGCTGGCCACCGAGGCCGCCGGGCTGGGGGTGTGGGAATACGACGCCATCACCGACACCTACCACTGGGACGAGCGCATGATGGCCATCTACGGCCTGGAGGAATCCCAGCGCCCGGTCACCTACCGCGACTGGGTGGCCCTGCTCGACCCTGAGCACCACGACCGCCTGGAGGCGCTCACCCGCCGCGAACCCACTTACGGCGAACGGCGCGAGGTGGAGTTCCGCATCCAGCGCCCGGACGGCCGGACCCGCGATATCCGCGCCGTCTGGCAGCGCATCGACGACGAGCACGGGCGCATCCAGCGCCTGGTGGGCATCAACGAGGACATCACCGAACAGCGCGAGCTGCACAGCGAGCTGGAGTACCGGGCCGCCCACGACCCGCTCACCGACCTGTTCAACCGGGCCAAGATCCAGCAGCTGCTGCGCGCCGCCCAGGCCGCCTACATCCGCCACCACACGCCCTTCGCAGTACTGCTGTTCGACGTGGACCACTTCAAGCAGGTCAACGACCGCTTCGGCCACGCCACCGGCGACGCGGTCCTCTGGCTCATGGCCCGGCGCATCGAATCGGTGCTGCGTGAGACCGACCACATGGGCCGCTGGGGCGGCGAAGAGTTCCTGATCCTGGCCAGCCAGACCGATGAGGCCGGCGCCGAGGTGCTCGCCGAGCGCATCCGGCACCAGGTCGAGACCACCGCCTTCGAGGGCGTGGGCACGGTGACCATCAGCCTCGGGGTGGCGGCGGCCGAACCCGGCACCAGCCTGGAGTCGCTGGAGCAGCGCGCCGACCGGGCCCTCTACGCGGCCAAACACCGCGGCCGCAATCGGACGGTCCGCTACTCCCAGCTGTAG
- a CDS encoding PilT/PilU family type 4a pilus ATPase gives MDIQALLAQAVARQASDLFITVGSPPALKIDGALTPLTDQPPLSSEAVNALVAATLNDTQQTALAQTREANFAIVLDDGTRFRVSAFYQRGEPGLVIRRIETQIPTLEELALPGILGELAGRKRGLILFVGGTGTGKSTSLAAMIGARNTHHPGHILTIEDPVEFIHPHRRSIVTQREVGVDTDSFETALKNALRQAPDVVLIGEVRSREVMDYAVAFAETGHLTLATLHANNANQALDRIINFFPSDRREQLLMDLSLNLQAIVAQQLIPAADGRGRVAALEVLLNTPLIQERIRNGAIHELKATMAQSEEPGMQTFDHHLFELYSAGRIRYEDALAHADSANEVRLRVKLEGEDPTGPESDDGPGLRLRD, from the coding sequence ATGGACATTCAGGCCCTCCTCGCCCAGGCCGTCGCCCGCCAGGCCTCGGACCTGTTCATCACCGTGGGCAGCCCGCCGGCGCTGAAGATCGACGGCGCCCTGACCCCGCTGACCGACCAACCGCCCCTCTCCTCCGAGGCGGTCAACGCCCTGGTGGCGGCGACCCTCAACGACACCCAGCAGACGGCCCTGGCGCAGACCCGCGAGGCGAACTTCGCCATCGTCCTCGACGACGGGACACGGTTTCGGGTCAGCGCCTTCTACCAGCGCGGCGAGCCGGGGCTGGTCATCCGCCGCATCGAGACGCAGATCCCCACCCTGGAGGAGCTGGCCCTGCCCGGGATCCTCGGCGAGCTGGCCGGGCGCAAGCGCGGGCTGATCCTCTTCGTCGGCGGCACCGGCACGGGCAAGTCCACCTCCCTGGCGGCGATGATCGGCGCCCGCAACACCCACCACCCGGGGCACATCCTCACCATCGAGGACCCGGTGGAGTTCATCCACCCTCACCGGCGCAGCATCGTCACCCAGCGCGAGGTGGGCGTGGACACCGACAGCTTCGAGACCGCCCTGAAGAACGCCCTGCGCCAGGCGCCGGACGTGGTGCTCATCGGCGAGGTGCGCTCCCGCGAGGTGATGGACTACGCCGTCGCCTTCGCCGAGACCGGCCACCTGACCCTGGCCACCCTCCACGCCAACAACGCCAACCAGGCCCTGGACCGGATCATCAACTTCTTCCCCAGCGACCGGCGCGAGCAACTGCTCATGGACCTGTCGCTGAACCTGCAGGCCATCGTGGCGCAGCAGCTGATCCCCGCCGCCGACGGCCGTGGCCGCGTCGCCGCCCTGGAGGTCCTGCTCAACACGCCGCTGATCCAGGAGCGCATCCGCAACGGCGCCATTCACGAACTCAAGGCGACCATGGCGCAGTCGGAAGAGCCCGGCATGCAGACCTTCGACCACCACCTCTTCGAGCTCTACAGCGCCGGACGGATCCGCTACGAGGACGCCCTCGCCCACGCCGACTCGGCCAACGAGGTGCGGCTGCGGGTGAAGCTGGAGGGGGAGGATCCCACGGGGCCGGAGTCGGACGACGGGCCGGGGCTGCGGCTGCGGGATTGA